From Selenomonadales bacterium, one genomic window encodes:
- the mazG gene encoding nucleoside triphosphate pyrophosphohydrolase, with protein sequence MIYVVGLGPGDPGSISRSAWELLTKPNVTVVLRTSRHGTVAALREAGVNFSTCDALYTRESDFAAVYRRIADTVLALPGEVVYAVPGSPLVAEATVPLIRRGAEACARSIRILPAISSLEAVCGELELDPTRGLVALDALEDSLSLNPQWGTLITQVFDRFTASELKLKLLLVYPPEHCVSVVRAAGQAAAVRVDVALAELDHREFTHEDTVYIPPCQDAHHLGSAMEAFARLMDILQGEQGCPWDREQTHLSLRPYLIEEAYEVLEAIDNDDSEALAEELGDLLLQVVFHAHIAHRENRFDLVDCIEAISRKLIRRHPHVFDGLQVSGADEVLANWQLIKQGEREARAQEGLLAGIPKGLPALAEAYKLQHKAKQVGFDWPNIDGAWSKLWEELRELEGAIDSHKQAEIAGEAGDALFSLVNVCRFLKVEPETALREASRRFKHRFDEVARLAREQGLNPAACGLEALDKLWDEVKRRGF encoded by the coding sequence ATGATTTATGTGGTAGGTCTAGGGCCGGGCGACCCCGGCTCTATTAGTCGGAGTGCGTGGGAGCTCTTAACTAAACCAAATGTCACCGTCGTCTTGCGCACTAGTCGGCACGGAACGGTGGCCGCGCTGCGAGAGGCAGGGGTTAATTTCTCGACCTGTGATGCCCTCTATACGCGTGAGAGCGACTTTGCAGCAGTTTACCGACGTATAGCTGACACGGTGTTAGCCTTGCCCGGTGAGGTAGTATACGCGGTGCCGGGAAGTCCCTTGGTGGCGGAGGCTACCGTGCCGCTTATTAGGCGGGGAGCAGAAGCGTGCGCTAGAAGCATCCGCATCCTACCGGCCATAAGTAGCCTGGAGGCGGTATGCGGCGAACTTGAGCTTGACCCCACCCGCGGCCTCGTCGCGCTCGACGCCCTAGAGGACAGCCTCTCGCTTAACCCACAGTGGGGGACATTGATTACCCAAGTCTTCGACAGGTTTACGGCGAGTGAGCTTAAACTCAAGTTGCTTCTGGTCTATCCGCCCGAGCACTGCGTGTCCGTCGTGCGTGCAGCAGGGCAAGCTGCTGCGGTGAGAGTTGATGTCGCCTTGGCCGAGCTTGACCACCGGGAGTTCACACATGAGGATACCGTCTACATACCACCCTGCCAGGACGCCCACCACCTTGGCTCCGCCATGGAGGCGTTTGCGCGTCTGATGGATATACTGCAGGGAGAGCAGGGCTGTCCCTGGGATCGCGAACAAACCCACCTTAGTTTGCGGCCCTATCTCATTGAAGAGGCCTATGAGGTGCTTGAGGCGATTGACAACGACGACTCCGAGGCCTTAGCCGAGGAACTTGGAGACCTGCTGTTACAAGTAGTCTTTCACGCGCACATTGCTCACCGTGAGAACCGTTTCGACCTAGTGGACTGCATTGAAGCAATTTCCCGCAAATTGATTCGGCGTCATCCGCATGTGTTTGACGGCCTGCAGGTAAGCGGCGCCGATGAAGTGCTGGCAAACTGGCAGCTCATTAAACAGGGTGAAAGGGAGGCCAGAGCGCAGGAGGGTTTGCTGGCTGGCATTCCTAAAGGGCTTCCGGCACTAGCAGAGGCCTACAAGCTGCAGCACAAGGCCAAGCAGGTGGGCTTTGACTGGCCAAACATTGACGGAGCCTGGAGTAAACTTTGGGAAGAACTACGAGAACTCGAAGGCGCAATCGATAGCCACAAGCAGGCTGAGATTGCAGGCGAGGCGGGCGACGCGCTGTTTTCGCTAGTCAACGTCTGCCGTTTCCTTAAAGTTGAACCGGAGACGGCTCTGCGGGAAGCTTCGCGCCGCTTTAAGCATAGATTCGACGAGGTAGCGCGTTTAGCTCGGGAGCAAGGCCTTAACCCTGCGGCATGTGGATTAGAAGCACTGGATAAGCTATGGGATGAGGTCAAACGCAGAGGATTCTAG
- the spoVT gene encoding stage V sporulation protein T, with translation MGCADSKGGYALKATGIVRRIDDLGRVVIPKEIRRTLRIREGDPLEIYVDRDGEIILKKYSPIGELGDFAKEYADSLYESTGHIAVITDRDTVIAVAGAPKKEFLNQPVGQLAEQAMEDRRGIVVNAEPGSTCASCAIAHPEGECRLTAQVIAPIVADGHPLGAVVLCSREPRMSMGEMESKLVDTAAGFLAKQMQD, from the coding sequence ATGGGCTGTGCAGACAGTAAGGGAGGTTATGCTTTGAAGGCCACTGGTATCGTGCGACGCATTGATGACCTCGGTCGCGTTGTCATACCTAAGGAGATTCGTCGCACTCTGAGAATCAGAGAAGGTGACCCCTTAGAGATATACGTGGACCGCGATGGCGAGATCATTCTCAAAAAGTATTCTCCCATCGGAGAATTAGGAGATTTCGCCAAGGAGTACGCAGACTCGCTCTACGAATCCACAGGGCATATCGCAGTTATTACCGACCGCGACACAGTTATTGCAGTGGCAGGCGCGCCCAAGAAGGAGTTCTTGAACCAGCCTGTGGGCCAGTTAGCGGAGCAAGCTATGGAAGACAGGCGCGGCATCGTGGTAAACGCAGAGCCGGGGAGCACGTGTGCTAGCTGTGCTATCGCTCACCCCGAAGGAGAGTGCCGCTTAACCGCGCAAGTAATTGCCCCGATCGTTGCGGATGGGCACCCGTTAGGAGCGGTAGTACTGTGTAGCCGGGAACCTAGGATGAGCATGGGTGAAATGGAAAGCAAACTGGTAGATACCGCTGCAGGATTTCTCGCCAAGCAAATGCAGGATTAA
- a CDS encoding peptidylprolyl isomerase, which translates to MVQRYSRATIWIGVALGLLLLVAAAWFAVSRFYVAYADGFISRRELSEKQSHVQFAYNLHARGTGREDKDYAKERAQSILEQLIVERFLLREAAERGVAVTGEESAAHVNTVRAWIKEQHFGNDPTAFQAALAELGLSVADFDRYVADALVLYRLRSQMAEDITVSDADARAYFDVNRQAFGLPEMIRLRHILVAERAQAEELLRNIRAGGDFAALARRWSRDGVSAELGGDLNWRRRGEFPEAFETAAWALAEINDLSSVVQTAQGYHIIRLEGKLPPRERVFAEVQELVRERLREEREANLWENHLTELRRRYRVFIFIR; encoded by the coding sequence ATGGTGCAAAGATACAGCAGGGCAACGATATGGATAGGCGTAGCCCTAGGGCTGCTGCTCTTGGTAGCGGCGGCGTGGTTTGCCGTCAGTCGCTTCTATGTGGCCTACGCCGACGGGTTTATCTCGCGCCGCGAGCTATCCGAAAAACAAAGCCACGTGCAATTTGCCTACAACTTGCATGCGCGAGGTACAGGCAGAGAGGATAAGGACTATGCTAAAGAGAGAGCCCAGAGCATTCTCGAACAACTTATCGTGGAGAGATTTCTCCTGCGTGAAGCTGCCGAGCGCGGCGTGGCAGTAACAGGCGAAGAAAGCGCCGCCCACGTAAACACAGTGCGGGCTTGGATTAAGGAGCAGCACTTCGGCAATGACCCCACGGCCTTTCAGGCTGCGCTGGCCGAACTCGGACTTAGTGTCGCCGACTTCGACAGGTATGTGGCGGACGCCTTAGTCCTTTATCGCTTGCGCAGTCAAATGGCGGAGGACATAACCGTCAGCGATGCCGACGCGCGCGCGTATTTCGATGTTAACCGTCAGGCCTTTGGCTTGCCGGAGATGATTCGCCTGCGACACATTCTCGTGGCCGAGAGAGCGCAGGCCGAAGAGCTACTGCGAAACATCCGGGCCGGCGGAGATTTTGCGGCGCTGGCCCGGCGCTGGTCGCGCGACGGCGTGTCCGCCGAACTTGGTGGAGACCTCAACTGGCGCCGGCGAGGAGAGTTTCCGGAAGCCTTTGAAACGGCGGCTTGGGCCTTAGCGGAGATTAACGACCTAAGCTCGGTCGTCCAAACGGCCCAAGGGTACCACATCATTAGGCTCGAGGGGAAACTGCCGCCGCGCGAGCGTGTCTTTGCCGAAGTGCAGGAGCTTGTGCGCGAACGACTCAGGGAAGAGAGAGAAGCGAACTTGTGGGAGAACCACCTAACAGAGCTTAGGCGCCGCTACCGGGTTTTCATTTTCATCCGTTAA
- the mfd gene encoding transcription-repair coupling factor, translating into MQHIINEYIESDSWYDFARAVKEGHRHLYVSGATQLGKALLLATARTQWKVPLLIVAPLASHAERLRADLERMLPGLDVALFPAEEALLYGLTAQSPELLGQRLALLARLVSGERPAVVITTWDALLVRLVPPNLFRAHCLNVSVGQTMRRDELVLRLINSGYERVELVETMGQCAVRGGIVDVFPLSGQEPVRLEFFGDTVDSIRVYDLTTQRSQLNKASVILPPAVEVFWPESQTKAGLEKIRASLKTASASLDVERGRLLKKNIEQDCERLQNGVSFPGRMRYWPFFLDDAATMLDYLPADTVVVLDEPTRLIEKAEGAARDLKEQYAAMLMGGQILPAQHKAFLQDFELIHALERFPTVLLATLPKRPARFRINAQLAVLQKTPPSYWGQLDLLRKDIRRLTQSGYRLLLAASSPQRQSELVRQLREADIEAVLWAENTLPPRGVFAVISAELEEGLELPDAKLFILAEGDVSGKTRARRRRQPKAAAEGARLLSHRDLVPGDYVVHVHHGIGKYLGIRSLQVGGVERDYIEINYSGEDKLYVPTDQMHLMQKYVGAEGKEPKVHSLGNTEWAKTKVRVKESVQKMAAELVALYAGRASVPGYAFGPDKPWQKEMEDNFPYVETPDQLRSIEEVKRDMETPKVMERLLCGDVGYGKTEVAVRAAFKAILDGKQVAVLVPTTILAEQHFHTFRERFAGFPIEVAVLSRFKGTKDNKQTAKRIAAGAVDLAIGTHRLLGADVRFKDLGLLIIDEEQRFGVQHKEKVKMLKHDVDVLTLSATPIPRTLHMAMVGLRDVSVIETPPEDRYPVQTYVCEYHDSAIKHAIERELERGGQVYYVHNRVRTIKSVAAHLQNLVPNARIAIGHGQMGEEKLERIFLDFLEGEYDILLSTTIIESGLDIPNVNTIIVEDADKFGLAQLYQLRGRVGRATRVGYSYLTYHPEKNLTEVAEKRLSALREFTQLGAGFKIALRDLEIRGAGNLLGPEQHGFMASVGFDLYCQMLEEEIQNLRGITPVKPVEVEIKLPVDAFFPGRYIRDSRQKIEMYKRVAAANSEAELDDVVDELIDRYGEPSEPVNNLLNVARLKLIAGKLGVMSIVGTDQAITLKLSPATRIDASAIMRAFQEYKEIAVENHKGHALLWRGHGELAAQVQRLTKALRLLA; encoded by the coding sequence GTGCAGCACATCATTAATGAGTACATCGAGAGCGACAGCTGGTACGATTTCGCGCGCGCCGTAAAGGAAGGTCATCGCCATCTGTATGTGAGCGGAGCCACACAGCTCGGCAAGGCGTTGTTACTGGCGACGGCGCGAACGCAGTGGAAAGTGCCGCTCCTCATCGTGGCTCCCTTGGCCTCGCATGCGGAGCGCCTGCGCGCCGACCTCGAGCGCATGCTGCCCGGGCTTGACGTAGCTCTCTTTCCAGCCGAAGAGGCCTTGCTCTACGGCCTCACGGCGCAGAGTCCGGAGCTTTTAGGGCAGCGCCTAGCTCTCTTAGCGCGCCTTGTGAGCGGCGAGCGCCCGGCGGTAGTTATAACTACATGGGATGCGTTGCTTGTCCGCTTGGTGCCGCCTAACCTCTTTCGCGCTCATTGCTTAAACGTCTCCGTGGGGCAGACTATGCGTAGAGACGAGCTTGTGCTGCGCCTAATCAACAGCGGATATGAGCGTGTCGAACTGGTAGAGACGATGGGGCAGTGTGCGGTGCGCGGGGGCATTGTCGATGTCTTTCCTCTCAGCGGCCAAGAGCCTGTGCGGCTGGAGTTCTTTGGGGACACAGTCGACTCCATCCGAGTCTACGATTTAACGACACAGCGCTCGCAGTTAAACAAAGCTAGCGTTATTTTGCCGCCTGCCGTAGAGGTGTTTTGGCCGGAGAGCCAGACTAAAGCAGGTCTTGAGAAAATTCGAGCATCGCTTAAGACAGCTTCAGCCTCCCTTGATGTCGAGCGCGGGCGGCTGCTGAAAAAGAATATCGAGCAGGACTGCGAGCGGCTGCAAAACGGCGTCTCGTTTCCGGGGAGAATGCGGTACTGGCCTTTCTTCCTTGACGACGCAGCCACCATGTTGGATTACCTGCCGGCCGATACGGTAGTGGTGCTAGACGAGCCGACCCGGCTCATCGAAAAAGCCGAAGGTGCGGCGCGTGACCTAAAAGAGCAGTACGCGGCTATGCTAATGGGCGGGCAAATTCTTCCCGCGCAGCATAAAGCCTTTCTGCAAGATTTCGAGCTAATCCACGCCCTAGAGCGCTTCCCAACGGTGTTGTTAGCCACCTTGCCCAAGCGGCCGGCGCGTTTTCGCATAAACGCACAACTGGCCGTCTTGCAGAAGACTCCCCCGAGCTACTGGGGCCAGCTCGACCTCTTGCGCAAGGACATCCGCCGGCTCACGCAGTCGGGGTATCGGCTGTTGCTCGCGGCTAGTTCGCCACAGCGGCAAAGTGAACTGGTGCGGCAACTGCGGGAGGCCGACATCGAGGCGGTACTCTGGGCAGAGAACACATTGCCGCCGCGTGGGGTATTTGCTGTCATCAGCGCGGAGCTAGAAGAAGGGCTTGAGCTTCCTGACGCCAAGTTGTTCATTCTAGCCGAGGGAGATGTCTCGGGCAAGACACGAGCCCGCAGGCGGCGCCAGCCGAAGGCGGCGGCCGAAGGGGCGCGTCTCTTGTCGCATCGCGACCTAGTCCCCGGAGATTACGTCGTGCACGTACACCACGGCATCGGCAAATACTTAGGAATACGCAGCTTGCAGGTCGGCGGGGTAGAGAGGGATTACATTGAGATAAACTACAGCGGGGAAGACAAACTCTATGTCCCCACCGACCAAATGCACTTAATGCAGAAATACGTGGGGGCCGAGGGCAAGGAACCCAAAGTGCACTCGCTTGGCAATACCGAGTGGGCCAAAACTAAGGTAAGAGTCAAGGAATCTGTGCAGAAGATGGCTGCGGAGCTCGTTGCTCTCTATGCCGGGCGCGCCTCAGTCCCCGGGTATGCATTTGGCCCCGACAAACCTTGGCAAAAGGAAATGGAAGACAATTTCCCCTACGTCGAGACTCCGGACCAACTGCGCAGCATCGAAGAAGTCAAGCGAGATATGGAGACGCCTAAGGTCATGGAGCGACTCCTCTGCGGGGACGTCGGCTACGGCAAGACCGAGGTGGCTGTGCGCGCCGCCTTTAAGGCTATCCTAGACGGAAAACAAGTGGCGGTGCTTGTGCCTACGACCATTCTTGCGGAGCAGCATTTTCACACTTTTCGCGAGCGCTTTGCCGGTTTCCCCATTGAAGTAGCTGTACTTAGCCGCTTTAAAGGTACCAAGGACAACAAGCAGACAGCCAAACGCATTGCTGCCGGGGCGGTCGACCTAGCTATCGGCACACACCGCTTACTTGGCGCCGACGTGCGGTTTAAAGACCTAGGCCTCCTGATTATCGACGAGGAACAGCGCTTTGGTGTGCAACACAAAGAAAAAGTAAAGATGCTTAAGCACGACGTAGATGTCCTGACGCTGTCAGCTACCCCGATTCCGCGCACGCTACATATGGCCATGGTGGGGCTTAGGGATGTGAGCGTAATCGAGACCCCGCCTGAGGACCGTTATCCCGTGCAGACGTACGTGTGCGAATACCACGACAGCGCGATAAAACACGCGATTGAAAGGGAGCTTGAGCGAGGCGGGCAAGTGTATTACGTCCACAACAGAGTGCGTACGATTAAGAGTGTAGCCGCACATCTGCAAAACCTGGTGCCAAATGCCCGCATTGCCATCGGTCACGGTCAGATGGGGGAAGAGAAACTAGAGCGCATTTTCCTTGACTTCCTCGAGGGTGAGTATGACATCCTATTAAGTACGACCATCATTGAGTCCGGGCTAGACATCCCTAATGTGAACACCATAATTGTGGAGGACGCGGATAAGTTCGGCCTAGCGCAGCTCTATCAGCTACGCGGGCGCGTAGGGCGGGCTACGCGCGTAGGATACAGCTACCTTACTTATCATCCGGAGAAGAACTTAACCGAAGTGGCCGAGAAGCGACTAAGCGCGCTTAGGGAGTTTACGCAGTTAGGTGCCGGGTTTAAGATTGCCCTGCGGGACCTAGAAATCCGCGGCGCGGGCAATCTCCTAGGTCCGGAACAGCACGGCTTTATGGCCTCGGTTGGCTTTGACTTGTACTGTCAGATGCTCGAAGAAGAAATTCAGAACTTGCGCGGCATAACGCCGGTCAAACCGGTAGAAGTGGAGATTAAGCTCCCGGTAGACGCGTTCTTCCCAGGCCGGTACATCCGCGATTCGCGCCAAAAAATCGAAATGTACAAGCGTGTGGCCGCAGCAAACAGTGAAGCAGAGCTAGACGATGTGGTAGATGAGCTGATTGACCGCTATGGGGAGCCTAGCGAGCCGGTAAACAACCTACTTAACGTCGCCCGCTTAAAGCTTATCGCGGGGAAATTAGGCGTCATGAGTATAGTAGGCACCGACCAAGCGATTACGCTTAAGCTTTCACCCGCCACGCGGATTGACGCGAGCGCCATTATGCGGGCTTTCCAGGAATATAAGGAGATAGCCGTAGAGAACCACAAGGGGCATGCGCTGCTCTGGCGCGGGCACGGCGAACTGGCAGCACAAGTACAGCGGTTAACTAAGGCGCTTAGGCTGTTGGCGTGA
- the pth gene encoding aminoacyl-tRNA hydrolase, which yields MKLIVGLGNPGSEYSGTRHNAGFAVLAALAAKHGVRVSMNTHQSLLGRGKICGVGVYLQQPLTFMNRSGQAVKAAVARLDIDLSDMLVISDDLDLPLGSLRIRAQGGAGGQKGLQSIADCLGTTEFARLRVGIGRPPLGVSTEDYVLERFSEDEKALFARTVERAIEAVETFVLYGVETAANRHNSCAK from the coding sequence TTGAAACTAATCGTCGGTCTAGGAAACCCGGGCAGTGAGTATTCCGGCACGCGCCACAATGCCGGGTTTGCTGTGCTAGCCGCGCTCGCCGCCAAACATGGTGTGCGTGTAAGTATGAACACGCACCAGTCGCTGCTTGGGCGCGGCAAGATTTGCGGTGTCGGCGTCTACTTGCAGCAACCGCTGACCTTTATGAATCGCTCGGGGCAGGCCGTTAAGGCTGCGGTAGCGAGGCTAGACATCGACCTAAGTGACATGCTAGTGATTAGCGATGACCTTGATTTGCCGCTAGGCAGCCTGCGTATCCGCGCCCAAGGCGGCGCGGGTGGGCAGAAGGGCCTGCAAAGCATTGCCGACTGCCTTGGCACGACTGAGTTCGCGCGCTTGCGGGTTGGCATAGGCAGGCCGCCCTTAGGCGTTTCTACCGAAGACTATGTGTTGGAGCGCTTTAGCGAGGACGAGAAGGCGTTGTTCGCGCGCACCGTGGAGCGTGCCATAGAAGCGGTGGAAACATTTGTGCTGTATGGGGTAGAGACAGCGGCTAATCGACATAATAGTTGTGCAAAATAG
- a CDS encoding ribose-phosphate pyrophosphokinase has translation MAYPDRRLKIFTGNANPALAKQIAEHLGIPLGQGQVMRFSDGEVHVRIEESVRGADIFVVQPTSTPVNEHLMELLIMIDALRRASARRITAVIPYYGYARQDRKTRARDPITAKLTANLLTTAGVDRVLAMDLHAGQIQGFFDIPVDHLPGVPILAEYFKSKGLQDMVVVSPDLGGVTRARDLANRLGVDIAIIDKRRPEPNVAEVMNIIGRIRGKRVIMIDDIIDTAGTITLGAEALLAHGASEVYACCTHAVLSGPAVTRLAASPVTEVVITDTIPLPADKQIAKFTVLPVAPLFGDAILRIYEDLSVSKLFD, from the coding sequence ATCGCATATCCTGACAGACGACTTAAGATCTTCACCGGCAATGCTAACCCCGCCTTGGCCAAACAAATTGCTGAACATCTAGGGATACCCTTAGGGCAGGGGCAGGTAATGCGGTTTAGCGACGGCGAAGTGCATGTGCGGATTGAAGAGAGCGTGCGCGGCGCGGATATATTTGTCGTGCAGCCCACCTCGACCCCCGTTAACGAGCACCTAATGGAACTCCTGATTATGATTGACGCCCTGCGCCGCGCTTCGGCGCGCCGGATTACGGCGGTTATTCCCTATTACGGTTACGCCAGACAAGACCGGAAGACCAGGGCCAGAGACCCTATTACCGCCAAGCTTACAGCCAACTTATTGACCACAGCGGGAGTAGACCGCGTATTGGCCATGGACTTGCATGCCGGGCAAATCCAAGGGTTTTTTGACATTCCGGTGGATCATCTGCCGGGTGTCCCTATCTTAGCCGAGTACTTCAAAAGTAAAGGCCTGCAGGATATGGTTGTCGTATCGCCTGACCTTGGCGGCGTGACGCGCGCGCGCGATTTGGCCAACCGCCTTGGGGTAGATATCGCCATCATTGACAAGCGGCGCCCCGAGCCTAATGTCGCCGAAGTTATGAACATTATCGGGCGCATACGTGGCAAGCGCGTCATTATGATTGACGACATTATCGATACGGCCGGCACAATCACTTTAGGGGCAGAAGCGCTGCTTGCGCACGGTGCTAGCGAAGTTTATGCCTGTTGCACGCACGCCGTCTTGTCCGGGCCGGCAGTGACTCGCCTTGCGGCATCACCGGTAACGGAAGTGGTAATCACGGACACTATCCCTCTCCCCGCGGACAAGCAGATTGCCAAATTTACCGTGCTCCCCGTGGCCCCGTTGTTTGGAGACGCCATACTGCGCATCTATGAGGATTTATCGGTAAGTAAGTTGTTTGATTAA
- the glmU gene encoding bifunctional UDP-N-acetylglucosamine diphosphorylase/glucosamine-1-phosphate N-acetyltransferase GlmU, which translates to MGYDIAAVILAAGEGKRMRSQLVKTAHKVAGVPIVRHVVRAATAAKAERIVVVVGKDADVVREAAGPGCSFVVQAERLGTGHACQRAEPVLGEFAGTVLVLCGDAPLITPATLTRLLDTHHSLGALATILTGRPKDTRGLGRIKRDSQGRFVGIVEERDATEQELAIQEVNAGFYCFSARYLWPALAKLNNANAQGEYLLTDVFAELLKQGHIGTLETPQWEETIGINDRIWLAKAEEAWQERKQLELMQRGVTIIAPQTTYIAADVEILEDTVIWPHTLLKGRTRIGRNCEIGPSSIISDSTIDDGASVVHSVVTESCIGRGARVGPFAHLRPQSELGEAVRVGNFVEIKKSTLGEGAKVPHLAYVGDAEIGKRANLGAGVIVVNYDGQKKHATTIGDDAFVGCNANLVAPVNIGEEAFVAAGSTITRDVPAGALAVGRARQENKEGWAKRRKTTEVSPGESLC; encoded by the coding sequence ATGGGTTATGACATTGCCGCCGTTATTTTGGCTGCCGGCGAGGGCAAGCGCATGCGAAGTCAGTTGGTTAAGACAGCGCACAAAGTGGCGGGAGTGCCTATCGTGCGCCATGTGGTCAGGGCGGCGACAGCCGCCAAAGCAGAGAGGATAGTCGTGGTTGTAGGCAAAGATGCCGATGTCGTGCGCGAGGCAGCCGGGCCCGGGTGCTCTTTTGTCGTACAGGCGGAGCGCTTAGGCACGGGTCATGCCTGCCAGCGGGCCGAGCCGGTGCTTGGGGAGTTTGCCGGCACAGTCTTAGTGTTGTGCGGCGATGCCCCGCTGATTACTCCTGCCACCCTAACGCGCCTGCTGGACACACACCACAGCCTTGGCGCCTTGGCAACAATTTTGACCGGACGACCCAAGGATACGCGCGGGCTCGGGCGCATCAAACGCGATAGCCAAGGCAGGTTTGTCGGTATTGTCGAAGAACGCGATGCTACGGAGCAGGAGCTGGCCATTCAAGAAGTAAACGCCGGCTTCTACTGCTTTTCTGCTCGCTACCTGTGGCCTGCGCTGGCCAAACTAAACAACGCCAACGCACAAGGAGAGTATCTGCTTACCGACGTTTTTGCCGAGCTCCTTAAACAGGGTCACATCGGCACCTTAGAGACGCCGCAGTGGGAAGAAACCATCGGCATTAACGACCGCATCTGGTTGGCAAAGGCAGAGGAAGCTTGGCAAGAGCGCAAACAACTCGAGTTAATGCAGCGTGGGGTGACTATTATTGCGCCGCAGACTACATATATCGCGGCGGATGTCGAGATCTTAGAGGATACCGTCATTTGGCCTCACACATTGCTTAAAGGACGCACGCGTATCGGCCGCAACTGCGAAATCGGCCCGAGCAGCATAATTAGTGACAGCACCATCGATGACGGCGCGAGCGTAGTGCACTCGGTGGTGACAGAATCCTGTATCGGGCGCGGCGCGCGCGTCGGGCCGTTTGCCCACCTGCGCCCGCAAAGCGAGCTCGGCGAAGCTGTGCGCGTCGGTAATTTTGTCGAGATAAAGAAATCTACGCTTGGCGAGGGGGCTAAGGTACCTCACCTCGCTTATGTAGGTGACGCGGAGATTGGCAAACGCGCCAACCTCGGGGCCGGAGTCATCGTTGTCAACTACGATGGGCAAAAAAAGCATGCGACGACGATAGGCGACGACGCTTTTGTGGGGTGTAACGCCAACTTGGTGGCCCCGGTTAATATTGGGGAAGAAGCCTTTGTGGCCGCGGGCTCCACGATTACGCGCGATGTTCCGGCCGGTGCTTTGGCGGTAGGCCGCGCGCGACAGGAAAACAAAGAAGGCTGGGCCAAGCGGCGCAAGACCACGGAAGTTTCACCGGGCGAAAGTTTGTGCTAG
- the spoVG gene encoding septation regulator SpoVG: MNITDVRIRKVSNEGRMKAIVSITIENAFVIHDVRVVDGNNGLFVAMPSRKTPAGEFRDIAHPINSTTRERIQSEVLEAYRRELERVVS; this comes from the coding sequence ATGAATATTACTGATGTGCGTATCCGCAAGGTCAGCAACGAAGGACGTATGAAGGCTATAGTTTCGATTACCATCGAAAACGCTTTCGTCATCCACGACGTGCGCGTTGTCGACGGCAACAACGGGCTGTTTGTAGCGATGCCAAGTCGGAAGACTCCGGCTGGGGAATTCCGCGACATAGCGCATCCTATCAACTCTACGACGCGCGAGAGAATCCAGAGCGAAGTGCTGGAGGCCTATCGCCGGGAGTTGGAGAGAGTAGTCTCGTAA
- a CDS encoding nucleotidyltransferase family protein produces MNAIILAGGSHHDEFARRHGASNKALIPIGSKPMFAHVLEALLGSKLIQTIVAVGPVADLVHYRGPRVTLIEDSGDMVANCLTAVRALPGSERVVVVTSDIPMLTTPVLDSYLTSIADREGDFFYPIISKETNERQYPGVKRTYATLREGTFTGGNLSVVNAAVAERVGSRMREFVALRKSVLGLGSLIGLRFLFKLLAGQLSIAEVEARMSELLECKCVAVVCPYPEIGTDIDKDSDLDIARRILAGA; encoded by the coding sequence ATGAATGCAATTATTCTCGCCGGTGGGTCTCATCACGACGAGTTTGCGCGTCGGCATGGAGCTAGTAACAAGGCGCTGATCCCCATTGGGAGCAAGCCTATGTTTGCGCACGTACTCGAGGCGTTGCTCGGTTCTAAGTTGATACAGACAATCGTCGCGGTAGGTCCTGTCGCCGACCTAGTGCACTACAGAGGGCCTCGCGTCACTTTAATCGAGGACAGCGGCGACATGGTGGCTAACTGCCTGACGGCAGTGCGCGCCCTGCCGGGAAGCGAGCGCGTAGTTGTCGTGACCTCAGACATACCCATGCTCACCACGCCCGTGCTCGACAGCTACTTAACGAGTATAGCCGACAGAGAAGGCGACTTCTTCTACCCCATTATCAGCAAGGAGACCAACGAACGCCAATATCCCGGCGTCAAGCGTACTTACGCGACGCTGCGCGAAGGCACTTTTACCGGGGGGAATCTGAGCGTAGTCAATGCAGCCGTCGCCGAGCGCGTCGGCAGTCGGATGCGGGAGTTTGTGGCCTTGCGCAAGAGCGTCTTGGGCCTAGGCTCGCTGATCGGGCTCCGGTTCTTGTTTAAGCTTTTGGCCGGACAGCTCTCCATTGCTGAAGTCGAAGCGCGCATGTCGGAGCTCTTAGAGTGCAAGTGCGTCGCTGTAGTCTGTCCATACCCTGAGATTGGTACAGACATTGACAAAGACAGCGACCTAGACATTGCGCGCCGCATTCTGGCGGGGGCGTAA